From a single Flavobacteriales bacterium genomic region:
- a CDS encoding FMN-binding negative transcriptional regulator gives MYIPKHYLNTDREEVLQFMRAHNFATLVTVDNNMPSATHVPFTIKENGDDLVLSSHLSKANPQWMQLKNNPVLVIFTEPHAYISPKHYEREMNVPTWNYISVHAYGQAALLTDASESTTDLEAMIMETDPGYKAQWDRLPDDYKRKMLNGIVAFRITVTEIQAKNKLSQNKKEGERQSIIAALENSSHDHERAIAEAMKLRS, from the coding sequence ATGTATATCCCGAAACACTACCTGAACACCGACAGGGAAGAAGTGCTCCAATTCATGCGCGCACACAACTTCGCCACCCTGGTGACGGTTGACAACAACATGCCAAGTGCCACCCATGTGCCGTTCACAATCAAGGAGAACGGGGATGACCTTGTGCTCTCATCACACCTTTCAAAGGCGAACCCGCAATGGATGCAATTGAAGAACAACCCTGTGCTGGTGATCTTCACCGAACCGCACGCGTACATCTCACCCAAACATTACGAACGCGAGATGAACGTACCTACCTGGAATTATATATCCGTACACGCATACGGTCAGGCAGCACTCCTGACAGATGCCAGCGAATCAACAACCGACCTGGAAGCGATGATCATGGAGACCGATCCGGGGTACAAAGCACAATGGGACCGATTGCCCGATGATTACAAAAGAAAAATGCTGAATGGAATTGTGGCGTTCCGGATCACGGTGACTGAAATTCAGGCGAAGAACAAACTCAGCCAGAACAAAAAGGAAGGTGAGCGACAAAGCATCATCGCAGCGCTGGAAAACAGCAGCCACGATCATGAACGTGCCATCGCGGAAGCCATGAAGCTAAGGTCCTAA